AACACGACTTACATACTTTCCAGAAGTTATGTTTTTACGATCTTTGTGCAAAGTAGCCTTAACAAAATCTCCTGTAGAAACATGAGTGAATATTTTTTTAGGCTCAGTGCAAGGAAAACCAAATTTATTGATCCTACAGAATCTTCTGCAACTATGCCCCGTGCTTTTTACTGTTAAAATTTTTGTTGTCAGTATTTTGAGAGTTTCAACTTTTCCTACACAAGCAGCATCAATCCAATGAGTTTTAGGCAATNNNNNNNNNNNNNNNNNNNNNNNNNNNNNNNNNNNNNNNNNNNNNNNNNNNNNNNNNNNNAATGGGAGAAAGATTATCCATCCCGCTCATAACTTCTATCAGGCAGGTTCCACAGGCAACACTGCGGCAACCAAATAAGATTGAAGCCGGATGCTCATCACAAATCTTCGTTAAGGGTTGGCTTGCTTCGACTTGAACTGTTTTTTGGTCATCTTCAAAATGAATAGATGCTATCATTTCTCAACTCCTCGGAATCATTAAATTGGGTTAACAGATGCAACAACTTTTAAGCAACTTCAATAAGTCTTTGAATTTCTTTAGCTTCTAAAGCATCCTGGTAACGGTCATAGCGATTACCTAGAAGCTCTTGATTTAATTCAAGTTCCAGTGCTTGAACCAGACGGGCTATCTGCTGCGCTCTGTAACGCCAACTCTTTTGTTCTAAAGAACCAATGATCTTTCGCCAACTCAAGCTCATATCTCTCCAAGAATGAATGAGTTTATTTATATCTACCTGCTTATGAATGAATTCAGGATGATGTAAAGACATACGGAGTGAATTAAGCCCCAATCTAGTGTCAGTTAATATGACTCCTTGCTTATTGAGGTCTAACTTCTCCAGGTAAGTTGTAAAAGAAGCATTAATGTAGTCTTCGACAATTTTTTGCATCGCATACCGAATGAAATTTTGAGCCTCTGGAGGAGCTTTTTGATATNNNNNNNNNNNNNNNNNNNNNNNNNNNNNNNNNNNNNNNNNNNNNNNNNNNNNNNNNNNNGAATATTTTTTTAGGCTCAGTGCAAGGAAAACCAAATTTATTGATCCTACAGAATCTTCTGCAACTATGCCCCGTGCTTTTTACTGTTAAAATTTTTGTTGTCAGTATTTTGAGAGTTTCAACTTTTCCTACACAAGCAGCATCAATCCAATGAGTTTTAGGCAATCCTAAACGAGTTCTATTAAACTTAGTTAAACCTCCTGAACCTGTTGTTATAGGTAATCCAGTTTCTTTTAACTTATTAAATAAAGCCCATCTCGTTGAATTTACAGCAGACGCATCTTTTAGTGGACGCTTGGCTTGGGATAAAATTTGCTTCAACAACTCAGGCTTTTTTGCTAAAAACTTCTCAATATCTTGAGTACCTTTTTTGATATTGCATTTCTCACAAGCTAGACACAAATTAGAAATTCTATTAGTTCCTCCTTTGGCTTTTGGTTTAATATGCTCAACTTGTAAAGGGACATTTTCCGCAGTACAGTATGCACATTTTCTATTCCATTTATTCAAAAGATATTCACGGACTTCATACCCTTGTAACTCTCCCTGTTGATACTCAAAGCCTGATATCTCCGGGTTTTCTAGCTGCTGTAGGTCAAACCTAGCAAGCTCTTGAACTATGTCAGTTATTGGGGCAAAATTACATAATCTTTTAACCCAAGTGTTAATAGTTAAAACTCTATGGCTTAAAGAAGGTGCTAACCAACCTTGAGGTTTAGTGCGGTTAAGAAATCTAGCTTGACGATAACGAGTATGTCTAGAACGTCTTCCTCGCCTTACTCCTTTTCGAGTTTCTAGGCTTTCTTTAATAG
The window above is part of the Nodularia spumigena CCY9414 genome. Proteins encoded here:
- the iscB gene encoding RNA-guided endonuclease IscB, translated to MSNFVLVLDTNKKPLTPIHPGDARFLLNQQKAAVFRRFPFTIILKEPKSEVPTQPIELKIDPGSKTTGFALVQNNKVIWGMELQHRGLAIKESLETRKGVRRGRRSRHTRYRQARFLNRTKPQGWLAPSLSHRVLTINTWVKRLCNFAPITDIVQELARFDLQQLENPEISGFEYQQGELQGYEVREYLLNKWNRKCAYCTAENVPLQVEHIKPKAKGGTNRISNLCLACEKCNIKKGTQDIEKFLAKKPELLKQILSQAKRPLKDASAVNSTRWALFNKLKETGLPITTGSGGLTKFNRTRLGLPKTHWIDAACVGKVETLKILTTKILTVKSTGHSCRRFCRINKFGFPCTEPKKIF
- a CDS encoding 2Fe-2S iron-sulfur cluster-binding protein, with the protein product MIASIHFEDDQKTVQVEASQPLTKICDEHPASILFGCRSVACGTCLIEVMSGMDNLSPI